Proteins from one Corallococcus exiguus genomic window:
- a CDS encoding response regulator transcription factor — translation MSTSVPQEEKPQRILVVEDDLSILTGVSMNLRFEGYEVLQAQDGRTGLAKALDEAPDLLVLDLMLPELNGYEVIRELRQRGRDTPVVVLSARGQESDKILGLNLGADDYVVKPFGLQELLARIKAVLRRRFGATGITPPPVTFGDVKVDLSQRTVARDGQQVELTAQEFKLLAHFLAHPGRTFTREELLSGAWGYHYEGSARTVDNFMRQLRLKFESDPEAPRHFLTVRGLGYRFER, via the coding sequence ATGAGCACCTCCGTTCCTCAAGAGGAGAAGCCCCAGCGCATCCTGGTGGTGGAGGACGACCTGTCCATCCTCACTGGCGTGTCCATGAACCTGCGCTTCGAGGGCTACGAAGTGCTCCAGGCCCAGGACGGCCGCACGGGCCTGGCCAAGGCGCTGGACGAGGCGCCGGACCTGCTGGTGCTGGACCTGATGCTGCCGGAGCTGAACGGCTACGAAGTCATCCGCGAGTTGCGCCAGCGCGGCCGTGACACGCCGGTGGTGGTGCTGTCCGCGCGGGGCCAGGAGTCGGACAAGATCCTGGGTCTCAACCTGGGCGCGGACGACTACGTGGTGAAGCCCTTCGGGCTCCAGGAGCTGCTCGCGCGCATCAAGGCGGTGCTGCGCCGCCGGTTCGGGGCCACGGGCATCACGCCGCCGCCGGTGACGTTCGGGGACGTGAAGGTGGACCTGTCCCAGCGCACGGTGGCGCGCGATGGACAGCAGGTGGAGCTGACGGCGCAGGAGTTCAAGCTGCTGGCGCACTTCCTGGCGCACCCGGGCCGCACCTTCACCCGCGAGGAGCTGCTGTCCGGCGCGTGGGGCTACCACTACGAGGGCAGCGCGCGCACGGTGGACAACTTCATGCGCCAGCTGCGGCTGAAGTTCGAGTCGGATCCGGAAGCGCCCCGGCACTTCCTCACCGTGCGAGGACTGGGCTACCGCTTCGAGCGGTGA
- a CDS encoding sensor histidine kinase — MSRPAPVILSFRRTFALLILLVVLPSAGLSGFGVVAIINERAAVEKRLEAAWRGTLADLSAEVPRALNSGRLERVGSERLAFLLPDDQELSDPDGTFHVENGLVRTKDPQLAESLAALVPEAASLPTVPTVFSLSTSGRAVMVAAERQGATVRGVRLSGVALDSLLSDKAQGRATSEPVRFTLLPVPRDTSSEGGLVNRLMSEVAQARQNALGQPVLAERVLSAPLQDFRLVVLPMGEDPVASASTRNRAVYGVLLGLFYLTLTFGVGYTARVLYREARLSRMKTDFVSLVSHELRTPLTSIRMFIETLALGRLKDPAQQQEVLDLLTKETERLSDLIERVLDWARIESGRKVYQRESLPVTDVVDAAVVAFRTQRHGDGMEFTVKVDDGLPHVDVDRVAVAGALLNLLQNAYKYSGPTHRRIALRAQRDGGHVNLSVEDNGVGIAKKDRKRIFERFYRVDNLLTRKSEGSGLGLAISKRIVDAHGGRITVKSEPGQGSCFTLQLPVSRA, encoded by the coding sequence GTGTCTCGTCCCGCGCCCGTCATCCTCAGCTTCCGACGCACGTTCGCGCTGCTCATCCTGCTGGTCGTGCTGCCGTCGGCCGGCCTGTCCGGCTTCGGCGTCGTGGCCATCATCAACGAGCGCGCCGCGGTGGAGAAACGCCTGGAGGCCGCGTGGCGGGGGACGCTGGCGGACCTGTCCGCGGAGGTGCCTCGCGCGCTCAACAGCGGACGCTTGGAGCGCGTGGGCAGCGAGCGGCTGGCCTTCCTCCTGCCGGATGACCAGGAGCTGTCCGACCCGGACGGCACCTTCCACGTGGAGAACGGTCTGGTGCGCACGAAGGACCCGCAGCTGGCGGAGTCCCTGGCGGCGCTGGTGCCGGAAGCCGCTTCGCTGCCCACCGTGCCCACCGTCTTCTCGCTCTCCACGAGCGGCCGCGCGGTGATGGTGGCCGCCGAGCGCCAGGGCGCCACCGTGCGGGGCGTGCGGCTGTCAGGCGTGGCGTTGGACTCGCTCCTGTCGGACAAGGCGCAGGGCCGGGCCACGTCGGAGCCCGTGCGCTTCACGCTGCTGCCCGTGCCGCGCGACACGTCCAGCGAGGGCGGGCTCGTCAACCGGCTGATGTCGGAGGTGGCCCAGGCCCGGCAGAACGCGCTGGGGCAGCCGGTGCTCGCGGAGCGGGTGCTGTCCGCGCCGTTGCAGGACTTCCGCCTGGTGGTGCTGCCCATGGGCGAGGATCCGGTGGCGAGCGCGTCCACGCGCAACCGCGCCGTGTACGGCGTGCTGCTGGGCCTGTTCTACCTGACGCTCACCTTCGGCGTGGGCTACACGGCCCGCGTGCTCTACCGCGAGGCGCGCCTGTCGCGCATGAAGACGGACTTCGTGTCGCTGGTGAGCCATGAGCTGCGCACGCCGCTCACCTCCATCCGGATGTTCATCGAGACGCTGGCCCTGGGCCGGCTGAAGGACCCGGCGCAGCAGCAGGAGGTGCTGGACCTGCTCACGAAGGAGACCGAGCGCCTGTCGGACCTCATCGAGCGGGTGCTGGACTGGGCACGCATCGAGAGCGGCCGCAAGGTGTACCAACGCGAGTCCCTGCCGGTGACGGACGTGGTGGACGCGGCGGTGGTGGCCTTCCGCACGCAGCGCCACGGCGACGGCATGGAGTTCACCGTGAAGGTGGACGACGGGCTCCCCCATGTCGACGTGGACCGGGTCGCCGTGGCGGGCGCGCTGCTCAACCTGTTGCAGAATGCCTACAAGTACAGTGGGCCCACCCACCGCAGAATCGCCCTCCGGGCACAGAGAGACGGCGGACACGTGAACCTGTCGGTGGAGGACAACGGAGTGGGCATCGCCAAGAAGGACCGCAAGCGCATCTTCGAGCGCTTCTACCGGGTGGACAATCTGCTCACGCGCAAGTCGGAGGGCAGCGGCCTGGGGCTCGCCATCAGCAAGCGCATCGTGGACGCGCACGGCGGCCGCATCACCGTGAAGAGTGAGCCCGGCCAGGGCAGCTGCTTCACCCTCCAGCTCCCGGTGAGCCGCGCATGA
- a CDS encoding c-type cytochrome — protein MRRQGWAALCAVTTLVLSGCKEREVAGTWSNSSGSVALSRDDSLLYVVDADNGILAVVDTARREKVSEVRVGPRPERVAVGPDDTVYVTNRGGRSVSVIRKGDAVEAARVEVGVEPTGMALSPDGSTLYVVNSAMRESAARGSLTAIDTGTLTARWELPLGEEPRGIALLEDGRKAAVSLFRQGDVMTVDLSDANQPQVMRGGTDLLAKANRPSPSAAPSEFEPLPMNPQQGPRSFRSRGMVDLLSAPDGRRLFAPVLWSREDPLGGPVDGRGPNPGESMYGGGTPCGASAGGGVVAAGLITFDAEDEAPRPVVDDLDECKPPPEEKPDYPTSLVASPLFDTPLQGPAAAVVDPTGAWLFLVNQDSNNVAILPSWRRSGSDLVNETSPVRQLIAVGAGPNGIALTRDGRKAYVYNAFDHTVSTLGSSGNAFGDIREEGERLVIVGDTLTPMAAAGRRLFFSAVDARMTSPSVAVSCASCHLEGREDGHVWGFPDGPRQTPSLAGRMTTATAPFHWSGEFSALGDFMSATVKDRMGGQELDADTVAKLGAFIDAIPAPDNAFHGEPLTASQTRGAALFTQAKCDTCHTGAALTDNRNVDVGTFVLSGVLQDAAEVIKTGLNTPSLLGVSRTAPYLHDGSAPTLKARLMNGRETNLHGTTAGLSDADMDDLVAYLETL, from the coding sequence ATGCGACGGCAGGGATGGGCCGCGCTGTGCGCGGTGACGACGCTGGTGCTGTCGGGTTGCAAGGAGCGTGAGGTCGCGGGCACCTGGAGCAATTCCTCCGGGTCCGTGGCGCTCAGCCGGGACGACTCGCTGCTCTACGTGGTGGACGCGGACAACGGCATCCTCGCCGTGGTGGACACCGCGCGCCGGGAGAAGGTGTCCGAGGTGCGGGTGGGCCCGCGTCCGGAGCGCGTGGCGGTGGGCCCGGACGACACCGTGTACGTGACGAACCGGGGCGGCAGGAGCGTGTCCGTCATCCGCAAGGGAGACGCGGTGGAGGCCGCGCGCGTTGAAGTGGGCGTGGAGCCCACGGGGATGGCGCTGTCTCCGGATGGCAGCACGCTGTACGTGGTGAACAGCGCCATGCGTGAGTCCGCCGCGCGGGGCAGCCTCACCGCCATCGACACGGGCACGCTCACGGCGCGCTGGGAGCTGCCGCTGGGCGAGGAGCCGCGAGGCATCGCGCTGCTGGAGGACGGCCGCAAGGCGGCGGTGTCGTTGTTCCGGCAGGGCGACGTGATGACGGTGGACCTGTCGGACGCGAACCAGCCCCAGGTGATGCGCGGCGGCACGGACCTGCTTGCGAAGGCGAACCGGCCGTCGCCCTCTGCTGCCCCCTCGGAGTTCGAGCCGCTGCCCATGAATCCCCAGCAGGGCCCGCGCTCCTTCCGGTCGCGCGGCATGGTGGACCTGTTGAGCGCTCCGGATGGCCGTCGCCTCTTCGCGCCGGTGCTGTGGTCGCGCGAGGATCCGCTGGGCGGGCCCGTGGACGGCCGCGGACCCAATCCGGGAGAGTCGATGTACGGCGGCGGGACCCCCTGCGGCGCGTCGGCCGGTGGCGGCGTGGTGGCCGCGGGGCTCATCACCTTCGACGCGGAGGACGAAGCGCCCCGCCCGGTGGTGGACGACCTGGACGAGTGCAAGCCGCCGCCGGAGGAGAAGCCGGACTATCCCACGTCGCTCGTCGCGAGCCCCTTGTTCGATACGCCCCTGCAGGGGCCGGCGGCGGCGGTGGTGGACCCCACGGGCGCGTGGCTGTTCCTGGTGAACCAGGACTCCAACAACGTGGCCATCCTGCCCTCGTGGCGCCGCTCCGGTTCGGACCTGGTGAACGAGACGAGCCCGGTGCGGCAGCTGATTGCCGTGGGGGCGGGCCCCAACGGCATCGCGCTCACGCGGGACGGTCGCAAGGCGTACGTCTACAACGCGTTCGACCACACGGTCAGCACGCTGGGGTCCAGCGGCAACGCGTTCGGGGACATCCGCGAGGAGGGCGAGCGCCTGGTCATCGTGGGCGACACGCTGACTCCGATGGCCGCGGCGGGCCGGCGGTTGTTCTTCAGCGCGGTGGATGCGCGGATGACCAGCCCGTCCGTGGCGGTGTCCTGCGCGTCGTGCCACCTGGAGGGCCGCGAGGACGGCCACGTGTGGGGCTTCCCGGACGGGCCGCGCCAGACGCCCAGCCTGGCGGGTCGCATGACCACGGCGACGGCGCCCTTCCACTGGAGCGGCGAGTTCTCCGCGCTGGGGGACTTCATGAGCGCCACGGTGAAGGACCGCATGGGCGGCCAGGAACTGGACGCGGACACGGTGGCGAAGCTGGGAGCGTTCATCGACGCCATCCCCGCGCCGGACAACGCGTTCCATGGCGAGCCGCTGACGGCGTCCCAGACGCGCGGCGCCGCTCTCTTCACGCAGGCGAAGTGCGACACGTGCCACACGGGCGCGGCGCTCACGGACAACCGCAACGTGGACGTGGGCACGTTCGTGCTCTCGGGCGTGCTGCAGGACGCGGCGGAGGTCATCAAGACGGGGCTCAACACGCCGTCGCTGCTGGGCGTGAGCCGCACCGCGCCGTACCTGCATGACGGCAGCGCGCCCACGCTCAAGGCCCGCCTGATGAACGGCCGCGAGACGAACCTGCACGGCACGACGGCGGGGCTGTCCGACGCGGACATGGACGACCTGGTGGCGTACCTGGAGACGCTGTAG
- a CDS encoding NAD(P)H-dependent glycerol-3-phosphate dehydrogenase, with protein MRGSVIGAGSFGTALANVLAVNCDEVRLWGREPSAVEAINTHHENATYLKGIPLSERVRATTDLEEALAGSEMVVLATPSHATREVLARAKDFLPKSVPLVTVSKGIENGTLLTMTELLEDCLPEEFHPYVAVLSGPSFAKELARRMPTVVTIASHWDKVAQRCQKALQTDTFRSYTSTDVVGVQYGGALKNVIAIAAGMADGLGMGHNARAAIITRGLAEITRLAVRKGANPLTLSGLSGMGDLVLTCTGELSRNRHVGMELGKGRKLPDILAEMKEVAEGVKTAKSARDLSLKTGVELPICEQVYLIAYEGKNAKMAVVDLMTRQPKSELSGV; from the coding sequence ATGCGCGGCAGTGTCATCGGTGCAGGTTCGTTCGGAACGGCGCTCGCCAACGTGCTCGCGGTGAATTGCGACGAAGTCCGCCTGTGGGGCCGTGAGCCCTCCGCCGTGGAGGCCATCAACACCCACCACGAGAACGCCACCTACCTCAAGGGCATCCCCCTCTCCGAGCGCGTGCGCGCGACCACGGACCTGGAGGAGGCGCTGGCCGGCTCGGAGATGGTGGTGCTCGCCACGCCCAGCCACGCCACCCGTGAGGTGCTCGCGCGCGCCAAGGACTTCCTGCCCAAGAGCGTGCCGCTCGTCACGGTGTCCAAGGGCATCGAGAACGGCACGCTGCTCACCATGACGGAGCTGCTGGAGGACTGTCTGCCGGAGGAGTTCCACCCGTACGTCGCGGTGCTCTCCGGCCCCAGCTTCGCCAAGGAGCTGGCCCGTCGCATGCCCACGGTGGTGACCATCGCGTCGCACTGGGACAAGGTGGCCCAGCGCTGTCAGAAGGCGCTCCAGACGGACACCTTCCGCTCGTACACGTCCACGGACGTGGTGGGCGTGCAGTACGGCGGCGCGCTGAAGAACGTCATCGCCATCGCCGCGGGCATGGCGGACGGCCTGGGCATGGGCCACAACGCGCGGGCCGCCATCATCACGCGCGGCCTGGCGGAGATTACGCGGCTCGCGGTGCGCAAGGGCGCCAACCCGCTGACGCTCTCCGGCCTGTCCGGCATGGGCGACCTGGTGCTCACCTGCACGGGCGAGCTCAGCCGCAACCGCCACGTGGGCATGGAGCTGGGCAAGGGCCGCAAGCTGCCGGACATCCTCGCGGAGATGAAGGAGGTCGCCGAGGGCGTGAAGACCGCCAAGAGCGCGCGCGACCTGTCCCTCAAGACGGGCGTGGAGCTGCCCATCTGCGAGCAGGTCTACCTCATCGCCTATGAGGGCAAGAACGCCAAGATGGCCGTCGTGGACCTGATGACGCGCCAGCCGAAGTCGGAGCTGTCCGGCGTCTGA
- the hflX gene encoding GTPase HflX produces the protein MKEIFGNTLGLKSSEQQRLRNTFRRRVDPREIVSAELARHLTELSHELNRQVGVLINRKGDIEHVVVGNAHKLELPDIGRARAGQIRLRGLRLVHTHLKSEPLTKDDLTDLALLRLDCVAAVGVGNEGLPGVLHWAYLVPENGAGEFWHVSTLPSVHVEQPDLLSTLDALEEEFNRKAAARTVSGKERAILVAVCLDGNRARAESSLAELKELARTAGVEVVDSVLQMKREADPRYLIGRGKLEDLNLRSMQSMVDLLIFDKDLTPSQGRHIGDATSLKILDRTQLILDIFAQRAQTAEGKLQVELAQLKYRLPRLVQGDDSLSRLMGGGVGGRGPGETKLEIDRRRVRERITNLERRIDVISRERSVRRAQRNRREVPVISIVGYTNAGKSTLLNAITNAEVLAEDKLFATLDPTSRRLRFPQEREVIITDTVGFIRDLPKDLVAAFRATLEELYDASLLLHVVDASDPARDDQVEAVEKILASLGLMEKPRLMVWNKADQLSADEVESLLRSLGGVAISAVKREGLSTLLAKADITLFAEGASESIGVV, from the coding sequence TTGAAGGAAATCTTCGGCAACACCCTGGGCCTGAAGTCGAGCGAGCAGCAGCGGTTGCGCAACACCTTCCGCCGCCGCGTGGATCCGCGCGAAATCGTGTCCGCGGAGCTTGCCCGCCACCTCACCGAGCTGTCGCACGAGCTCAACCGTCAGGTGGGCGTCCTCATCAACCGAAAGGGCGACATCGAGCACGTCGTGGTGGGCAACGCGCACAAGCTGGAGCTGCCGGACATCGGCCGTGCGCGCGCCGGACAAATCCGTCTGCGTGGCCTGCGGCTGGTGCACACGCACCTGAAGAGCGAACCCCTGACGAAGGACGACCTCACGGACCTCGCGCTCCTGCGCCTGGACTGCGTGGCGGCCGTGGGCGTGGGCAACGAAGGCCTGCCCGGCGTGCTGCACTGGGCCTACCTGGTGCCGGAGAACGGCGCGGGCGAGTTCTGGCACGTGTCCACCCTGCCCTCCGTGCACGTTGAACAGCCGGACCTGCTGTCCACGCTGGACGCGCTGGAGGAGGAGTTCAACCGCAAGGCCGCCGCGCGCACGGTGTCCGGGAAGGAGCGCGCCATCCTGGTGGCGGTGTGCCTGGACGGCAACCGCGCCCGGGCGGAGTCCTCACTCGCGGAGCTGAAGGAGCTGGCGCGCACCGCGGGCGTGGAGGTGGTGGACAGCGTGCTCCAGATGAAGCGCGAAGCGGATCCGCGCTACCTCATCGGCCGGGGCAAGCTGGAGGACCTGAACCTGCGCTCCATGCAGTCCATGGTGGACCTGCTCATCTTCGACAAGGACCTCACCCCGTCGCAGGGGCGGCACATCGGAGACGCGACGAGCCTCAAAATCCTGGACCGCACGCAGCTCATCCTGGACATCTTCGCGCAGCGCGCGCAGACGGCCGAGGGCAAGCTGCAGGTGGAGCTGGCGCAGCTGAAGTACCGGCTGCCCCGGCTGGTGCAGGGGGATGACTCGCTCAGCCGCCTCATGGGCGGTGGCGTGGGAGGCCGCGGCCCGGGTGAGACGAAGCTCGAAATCGACCGCCGCCGCGTGCGCGAGCGCATCACCAACCTGGAGCGCCGCATCGACGTCATCAGCCGCGAGCGCAGCGTCCGCCGGGCGCAGCGCAACCGGCGCGAGGTGCCGGTCATCTCCATCGTGGGCTACACCAACGCGGGCAAGTCCACGCTGCTCAACGCCATCACCAACGCGGAGGTGCTGGCGGAGGACAAGCTGTTCGCCACGCTGGACCCCACGAGCCGGCGGCTGCGCTTCCCGCAGGAGCGCGAGGTCATCATCACCGACACGGTGGGCTTCATCCGGGACCTACCCAAGGACCTGGTGGCGGCCTTCCGCGCCACGCTGGAGGAGCTGTACGACGCAAGCCTCCTGTTGCACGTGGTGGACGCGAGCGACCCGGCGCGCGACGACCAGGTGGAGGCGGTGGAGAAGATCCTCGCCTCGCTGGGTTTGATGGAGAAGCCGCGCCTGATGGTGTGGAACAAGGCGGACCAGCTGTCCGCGGACGAGGTGGAGTCGCTCTTGCGCTCCCTGGGCGGCGTGGCCATCAGCGCGGTGAAGCGCGAGGGCCTGTCCACGCTCCTGGCCAAGGCGGACATCACCCTGTTCGCCGAGGGTGCGTCCGAGTCCATCGGCGTCGTCTGA
- the proB gene encoding glutamate 5-kinase, whose product MTDSARNALRGARRVVVKIGTNALTSATGRFNRAHFDALGQDLLWAAGGRELVVVSSGAIALGMERLGLPARPRDIPGKQACAAVGQSRLMQAYEEAFGHAARTVAQVLLTHEDVQERRRYLNVKHTLERLLAAGVVPVINENDTVSVDELKFGDNDTLASLVAGVVEADALVLLSDVEGLYTADPRKDAEARLMPAVPRVTADVLALAGDASSEVGTGGMASKVRAAARAAELGIPCVITSGAVPGRLRGVLQGEAVGTLFEPAGRRSARTAWIAHALRPRGRLVVDAGAKEAIVTGKRSLLPSGVTGVEGDFGRGDPVDLTDSAGMVFARGLSTYDANELRRIAGRRSTDIEAVLGYRYLDEAVHRDDLAVL is encoded by the coding sequence GTGACTGATTCCGCACGCAACGCCTTGCGCGGGGCCCGCCGCGTGGTGGTGAAGATTGGGACCAACGCGCTGACGAGCGCCACGGGCCGCTTCAATCGTGCCCACTTCGACGCGCTGGGGCAGGACCTGCTGTGGGCCGCCGGCGGCCGGGAGCTGGTGGTGGTGTCCAGCGGCGCCATCGCCCTGGGCATGGAGCGGCTGGGGCTGCCTGCTCGCCCTCGGGACATCCCGGGCAAGCAGGCGTGCGCGGCGGTGGGGCAGAGCCGCCTGATGCAGGCGTACGAGGAAGCGTTCGGTCATGCGGCCCGGACGGTGGCCCAGGTGCTGCTCACCCACGAGGACGTGCAGGAGCGCCGCCGCTACCTCAACGTGAAGCACACGCTGGAGCGCCTGCTGGCCGCGGGCGTGGTGCCGGTCATCAACGAGAACGACACCGTGTCCGTGGACGAGCTGAAGTTTGGCGACAACGACACGCTGGCGAGCTTGGTGGCCGGCGTGGTGGAGGCGGACGCGCTGGTCCTCCTGTCGGACGTGGAGGGCCTCTACACCGCGGACCCGCGCAAGGACGCCGAAGCCCGCCTGATGCCCGCCGTGCCGCGCGTCACCGCGGACGTGCTGGCCCTGGCTGGCGACGCCAGCAGCGAGGTGGGCACGGGAGGCATGGCGTCCAAGGTGCGCGCCGCCGCTCGCGCCGCGGAACTGGGCATCCCCTGCGTCATCACCTCCGGCGCGGTGCCCGGCCGCCTGCGTGGCGTGCTCCAGGGGGAAGCCGTGGGCACGCTCTTCGAGCCCGCCGGACGCCGCAGCGCGCGCACCGCGTGGATCGCCCACGCGCTCCGGCCCCGGGGCCGGCTGGTGGTGGACGCGGGCGCGAAGGAGGCCATCGTCACCGGCAAGCGCAGCCTGCTGCCCAGCGGCGTGACGGGTGTGGAGGGGGACTTCGGCCGGGGAGACCCGGTGGACCTGACGGACTCGGCCGGGATGGTGTTCGCCCGGGGGCTGTCCACCTACGACGCCAACGAGCTCAGGCGCATCGCTGGGCGGCGGAGCACGGACATCGAGGCGGTGCTGGGCTACCGCTACCTGGATGAAGCGGTGCACCGCGACGACCTGGCGGTGCTGTAG
- a CDS encoding helix-turn-helix transcriptional regulator: MDRTERILDLVALLLDAREPISWAELREHFPADYGGSDDAAERKFERDKAELVELGFPLSYVQGDDERRDGYLVDRNVYYLPEADLTKEELAVLYAAGSAALASGAFPGRDDLAHALRKIGFFAGESLPTPRVRMELGTGQQGQEKEVSARLEQLWDACSAHKWVQLTYGSPRKDGVTERRVDPYGLALRRGVWTLVGYCHLRQGLRTFHVHRIRELKVNTARPRTPDFEVPADFSLDAHVAYFPWQYRFHEPLEVTLQLTGPQASRAGSLFPGAALEPVSEGVVRARFPVTFLDGLTRFVLSLGQDCRVEGPPEARERLERMAANILAKHAPVEGQRVSA; encoded by the coding sequence ATGGACCGCACGGAACGCATCCTTGATCTCGTGGCACTGTTGCTCGACGCGCGGGAACCCATCTCGTGGGCCGAGCTGCGTGAGCACTTCCCCGCTGACTACGGTGGCTCGGATGACGCCGCGGAGCGCAAATTCGAGCGCGACAAGGCGGAGCTCGTCGAGCTGGGCTTCCCGCTGAGCTACGTGCAGGGGGACGACGAGCGGCGCGACGGCTACCTCGTCGACCGCAACGTCTACTACCTGCCGGAGGCGGACCTCACGAAGGAGGAGCTGGCCGTGCTCTACGCCGCCGGGTCCGCCGCGCTGGCGTCCGGCGCGTTCCCCGGCCGCGACGACCTGGCGCACGCGCTGCGCAAAATCGGCTTCTTCGCCGGCGAATCCCTGCCCACCCCGCGCGTGCGCATGGAGCTGGGCACCGGCCAGCAGGGCCAGGAGAAGGAGGTCTCCGCCCGACTGGAGCAGCTCTGGGACGCGTGCTCCGCCCACAAGTGGGTGCAGCTGACCTACGGCAGCCCCCGCAAGGACGGCGTCACGGAGCGGCGCGTGGACCCGTACGGCCTGGCGCTGCGGCGCGGCGTGTGGACGCTGGTGGGCTACTGCCACCTGCGCCAGGGCCTGCGCACCTTCCACGTCCACCGCATCCGCGAGCTGAAGGTGAACACCGCCCGGCCGCGCACGCCGGACTTCGAGGTGCCGGCGGACTTCTCGCTGGACGCCCACGTGGCCTACTTCCCCTGGCAGTACCGCTTCCACGAACCCCTGGAGGTGACGCTCCAGCTGACGGGGCCGCAGGCTTCGCGCGCGGGCTCGCTGTTCCCGGGCGCGGCGCTGGAGCCGGTGTCGGAGGGCGTGGTGCGGGCCCGCTTCCCGGTGACGTTCCTGGACGGGCTGACGCGCTTCGTCCTGTCGCTGGGGCAGGACTGCCGTGTGGAGGGGCCTCCGGAGGCGCGTGAGCGCCTGGAGCGGATGGCCGCGAACATCCTGGCGAAGCACGCGCCGGTGGAAGGTCAGCGGGTGAGCGCATGA
- a CDS encoding helix-turn-helix transcriptional regulator, with protein MSNVHERLRRLLFLVPYVSKHPGVTVEALAKALNISREDLLEELDLLTCVGRPPFNPDDYIDIYVDNDRVYVDLDQRLFAPPRLTAGEAAALAAAAELLRPATGDALQSALTKLENIIPPAARERFRDMYRKIDASADAPPALGPITRAILERLEVTFGYASPGRPAEPRRVRPYELLSHRGQWYLQGFCHTRQDARLFRLDRMEDLAVTTTAFQPPPDARADVPNPARGASEASVRVRFTPTAAPYVKERFGQDARPLADGGVEVRVAGDSERWLTQWVLSFGGEAEVLEPASARAAVARAVHASIGS; from the coding sequence ATGAGCAACGTCCACGAGCGGCTGCGCCGCCTGCTGTTCCTCGTCCCCTACGTTTCGAAGCACCCCGGCGTCACCGTGGAGGCCCTGGCCAAGGCCCTCAACATCAGCCGCGAGGACCTGCTGGAGGAACTGGACCTGCTCACCTGCGTGGGCCGGCCGCCCTTCAACCCGGACGACTACATCGACATCTACGTGGACAACGACCGCGTCTACGTGGACCTGGATCAGCGCCTGTTCGCGCCGCCCCGGCTGACCGCGGGCGAGGCCGCGGCCCTGGCCGCCGCGGCGGAGCTGTTGCGCCCGGCCACCGGCGATGCGCTCCAGAGCGCCCTCACCAAGCTGGAGAACATCATCCCGCCCGCCGCCCGCGAGCGCTTCCGGGACATGTACCGGAAGATCGACGCCTCCGCGGACGCGCCCCCGGCGCTGGGGCCCATCACCCGGGCCATCCTGGAGCGGCTGGAGGTGACGTTCGGCTACGCCAGCCCCGGCCGCCCGGCGGAACCGCGCCGGGTCCGCCCCTACGAGCTGCTCAGCCACCGGGGCCAGTGGTACCTCCAGGGCTTCTGCCACACCCGCCAGGACGCACGCCTGTTCCGGTTGGACCGCATGGAGGACCTGGCCGTCACCACCACGGCCTTCCAGCCCCCGCCGGACGCCCGCGCGGACGTGCCCAACCCGGCCCGCGGCGCCAGCGAGGCCTCCGTCCGGGTGCGCTTCACCCCCACGGCGGCACCCTACGTGAAGGAGCGCTTCGGCCAGGACGCCCGCCCGCTTGCTGACGGAGGGGTGGAGGTGCGGGTGGCCGGAGACAGTGAGCGCTGGCTCACGCAGTGGGTGCTATCCTTCGGTGGAGAGGCGGAGGTGCTGGAGCCGGCGAGCGCGCGCGCCGCCGTTGCCCGAGCCGTACATGCCTCGATAGGCTCCTAG